From Salvia splendens isolate huo1 chromosome 3, SspV2, whole genome shotgun sequence, a single genomic window includes:
- the LOC121795617 gene encoding LIMR family protein At3g08930-like isoform X3 — MGDFNLALMIVTIVVCVLVLIVNLYLLVNYQHPDDANQAYIPKFIVVLGLSIASISILMLPADVANRQACRHAIYNGACNLTLPMKELWLALYILDAILVFFVIPFAMFYYEGDLDKTVWKRMKSSLLWVISTAVICVLLLGILYGFLGKVDFTVRHLSASTQAFPSSWDFTSGQQCVGTGARQCSAYSSNAASVTTWTTRTTFPEYIVALTTVAGSIFFTIFGGVGIACLPLGLITAFIRRPKSVITRSQYIKEATELAKRARELKKAGDGLHQEERSGNKGRRWRKNVKSVEKELLLLEDDVNALEEMYPQGEQAEATWALTILGYLAKLVLGVLGLIVSVAWVAHIIIYLLIDPPLSAFLNEVFIKLDDIWGLLGTVAFAVFCFYLLLSVITGAMMIGLKLVFITIHPMKWGATLMNSFLFNVGLILLCSIRKVNVTS, encoded by the exons ATGGGGGATTTCAATTTAGCATTAATGATCGTGACCATTGTCGTCTGCGTTCTTGTGCTTATCGTCAATCTCTACCTCCTCGTCAATTACCAGCACCCAGATGATGCAAATCAGGCTTATATCCCCAAATTCATCGTCGTTTTGGGCCTCTCCATCGCCTCCATCTCCATTCTTATGCTCCCTGCCGACGTCGCCAACCGACAGGCCTGCCGCCACGCCATTTACAACGGTGCTTGTAATCTCACACTACCAATGAAGGAATTGTGGCTCGCTCTTTATATTCTGGATGCTATTCTTGTTTTCTTCGTCATTCCATTTGCGATGTTTTATTACGAAGGCGACCTGGACAA GACGGTGTGGAAGAGGATGAAAAGCTCATTGTTGTGGGTGATTTCAACAGCTGTTATCTGTGTACTTCTTCTGGGAATTCTATATG GGTTTTTGGGTAAGGTGGATTTTACTGTTAGACACCTTTCCGCATCCACACAGGCATTCCCATCATCATGGGACTTCACCAGTGGTCAACAATGTGTCGGTACTGGTGCTAGACAA tgctCAGCATATTCTTCCAATGCTGCATCTGTGACAACATGGACCACGCGCACTACCTTCCCTGAATATATTGTTGCTCTTACTACAGTCGCtggatctattttttttact ATTTTTGGTGGCGTCGGTATAGCTTGTCTCCCACTGGGACTTATAACTGCATTTATCCGGCGACCAAAATCTGTTATCACACGCTCGCAGTATATCAAG GAAGCAACTGAACTAGCAAAAAGGGCTAGAGAACTGAAGAAAGCAGGTGATGGACTTCACCAAGAAGAAAGGAGTGGTAATAAGGGAAGAAGATGGCGTAAAAATGTGAAAAGTGTAGAAAAG GAGTTACTTCTTCTAGAAGATGATGTGAATGCTTTGGAAGAGATGTATCCTCAAGGTGAACAG GCCGAGGCAACTTGGGCTTTGACTATTCTTGGCTACCTTGCCAAACTGGTACTTGGAGTTCTAGG GTTGATTGTTTCAGTGGCTTGGGTTGcacatattataatatatttgcTAATCGATCCTCCTCTATCCGCATTTCTTAATGAGGTTTTCATTAAATTGGATGATATTTGGG GTCTTCTTGGAACTGTAGCATTTGCAGTTTTTTGCTTCTATCTCCTGCTGTCTGTGATTACTGGAGCAATGATGATTGGATTGAAGTTGGTTTTTATTACAATCCATCCTATGAA ATGGGGAGCTACACTTATGAACTCTTTTCTCTTTAATGTGGGTCTCATTCTTCTATGCTCAATTAG aaaagtaaatgtgacaaGTTAA
- the LOC121795617 gene encoding LIMR family protein At5g01460-like isoform X1, with amino-acid sequence MGDFNLALMIVTIVVCVLVLIVNLYLLVNYQHPDDANQAYIPKFIVVLGLSIASISILMLPADVANRQACRHAIYNGACNLTLPMKELWLALYILDAILVFFVIPFAMFYYEGDLDKTVWKRMKSSLLWVISTAVICVLLLGILYGFLGKVDFTVRHLSASTQAFPSSWDFTSGQQCVGTGARQCSAYSSNAASVTTWTTRTTFPEYIVALTTVAGSIFFTIFGGVGIACLPLGLITAFIRRPKSVITRSQYIKEATELAKRARELKKAGDGLHQEERSGNKGRRWRKNVKSVEKELLLLEDDVNALEEMYPQGEQAEATWALTILGYLAKLVLGVLGLIVSVAWVAHIIIYLLIDPPLSAFLNEVFIKLDDIWGLLGTVAFAVFCFYLLLSVITGAMMIGLKLVFITIHPMKWGATLMNSFLFNVGLILLCSISVIQFCATAFGYYAQATAAQEIFGHTLQSLRGIEYLYKYNVFQIGFVVLAGLTFVYYAAFGWRSKKPSGRFQLST; translated from the exons ATGGGGGATTTCAATTTAGCATTAATGATCGTGACCATTGTCGTCTGCGTTCTTGTGCTTATCGTCAATCTCTACCTCCTCGTCAATTACCAGCACCCAGATGATGCAAATCAGGCTTATATCCCCAAATTCATCGTCGTTTTGGGCCTCTCCATCGCCTCCATCTCCATTCTTATGCTCCCTGCCGACGTCGCCAACCGACAGGCCTGCCGCCACGCCATTTACAACGGTGCTTGTAATCTCACACTACCAATGAAGGAATTGTGGCTCGCTCTTTATATTCTGGATGCTATTCTTGTTTTCTTCGTCATTCCATTTGCGATGTTTTATTACGAAGGCGACCTGGACAA GACGGTGTGGAAGAGGATGAAAAGCTCATTGTTGTGGGTGATTTCAACAGCTGTTATCTGTGTACTTCTTCTGGGAATTCTATATG GGTTTTTGGGTAAGGTGGATTTTACTGTTAGACACCTTTCCGCATCCACACAGGCATTCCCATCATCATGGGACTTCACCAGTGGTCAACAATGTGTCGGTACTGGTGCTAGACAA tgctCAGCATATTCTTCCAATGCTGCATCTGTGACAACATGGACCACGCGCACTACCTTCCCTGAATATATTGTTGCTCTTACTACAGTCGCtggatctattttttttact ATTTTTGGTGGCGTCGGTATAGCTTGTCTCCCACTGGGACTTATAACTGCATTTATCCGGCGACCAAAATCTGTTATCACACGCTCGCAGTATATCAAG GAAGCAACTGAACTAGCAAAAAGGGCTAGAGAACTGAAGAAAGCAGGTGATGGACTTCACCAAGAAGAAAGGAGTGGTAATAAGGGAAGAAGATGGCGTAAAAATGTGAAAAGTGTAGAAAAG GAGTTACTTCTTCTAGAAGATGATGTGAATGCTTTGGAAGAGATGTATCCTCAAGGTGAACAG GCCGAGGCAACTTGGGCTTTGACTATTCTTGGCTACCTTGCCAAACTGGTACTTGGAGTTCTAGG GTTGATTGTTTCAGTGGCTTGGGTTGcacatattataatatatttgcTAATCGATCCTCCTCTATCCGCATTTCTTAATGAGGTTTTCATTAAATTGGATGATATTTGGG GTCTTCTTGGAACTGTAGCATTTGCAGTTTTTTGCTTCTATCTCCTGCTGTCTGTGATTACTGGAGCAATGATGATTGGATTGAAGTTGGTTTTTATTACAATCCATCCTATGAA ATGGGGAGCTACACTTATGAACTCTTTTCTCTTTAATGTGGGTCTCATTCTTCTATGCTCAATTAG TGTAATTCAGTTCTGTGCCACTGCATTTGGATATTATGCCCAAGCTACTGCAGCTCAAGAAATATTTGGTCATACATTGCAATCACTTCGTGGGATCGAATATTTGTACAA GTATAATGTATTCCAAATCGGGTTCGTTGTTCTAGCAGGGCTCACATTTGTATACTATGCAGCTTTT GGATGGAGGAGTAAAAAACCTAGCGGCAGATTCCAACTTTCTACATAA
- the LOC121795617 gene encoding LIMR family protein At5g01460-like isoform X2, giving the protein MGDFNLALMIVTIVVCVLVLIVNLYLLVNYQHPDDANQAYIPKFIVVLGLSIASISILMLPADVANRQACRHAIYNGACNLTLPMKELWLALYILDAILVFFVIPFAMFYYEGDLDKTVWKRMKSSLLWVISTAVICVLLLGILYGFLGKVDFTVRHLSASTQAFPSSWDFTSGQQCVGTGARQCSAYSSNAASVTTWTTRTTFPEYIVALTTVAGSIFFTIFGGVGIACLPLGLITAFIRRPKSVITRSQYIKEATELAKRARELKKAGDGLHQEERSGNKGRRWRKNVKSVEKELLLLEDDVNALEEMYPQGEQAEATWALTILGYLAKLVLGVLGLIVSVAWVAHIIIYLLIDPPLSAFLNEVFIKLDDIWGLLGTVAFAVFCFYLLLSVITGAMMIGLKLVFITIHPMNVIQFCATAFGYYAQATAAQEIFGHTLQSLRGIEYLYKYNVFQIGFVVLAGLTFVYYAAFGWRSKKPSGRFQLST; this is encoded by the exons ATGGGGGATTTCAATTTAGCATTAATGATCGTGACCATTGTCGTCTGCGTTCTTGTGCTTATCGTCAATCTCTACCTCCTCGTCAATTACCAGCACCCAGATGATGCAAATCAGGCTTATATCCCCAAATTCATCGTCGTTTTGGGCCTCTCCATCGCCTCCATCTCCATTCTTATGCTCCCTGCCGACGTCGCCAACCGACAGGCCTGCCGCCACGCCATTTACAACGGTGCTTGTAATCTCACACTACCAATGAAGGAATTGTGGCTCGCTCTTTATATTCTGGATGCTATTCTTGTTTTCTTCGTCATTCCATTTGCGATGTTTTATTACGAAGGCGACCTGGACAA GACGGTGTGGAAGAGGATGAAAAGCTCATTGTTGTGGGTGATTTCAACAGCTGTTATCTGTGTACTTCTTCTGGGAATTCTATATG GGTTTTTGGGTAAGGTGGATTTTACTGTTAGACACCTTTCCGCATCCACACAGGCATTCCCATCATCATGGGACTTCACCAGTGGTCAACAATGTGTCGGTACTGGTGCTAGACAA tgctCAGCATATTCTTCCAATGCTGCATCTGTGACAACATGGACCACGCGCACTACCTTCCCTGAATATATTGTTGCTCTTACTACAGTCGCtggatctattttttttact ATTTTTGGTGGCGTCGGTATAGCTTGTCTCCCACTGGGACTTATAACTGCATTTATCCGGCGACCAAAATCTGTTATCACACGCTCGCAGTATATCAAG GAAGCAACTGAACTAGCAAAAAGGGCTAGAGAACTGAAGAAAGCAGGTGATGGACTTCACCAAGAAGAAAGGAGTGGTAATAAGGGAAGAAGATGGCGTAAAAATGTGAAAAGTGTAGAAAAG GAGTTACTTCTTCTAGAAGATGATGTGAATGCTTTGGAAGAGATGTATCCTCAAGGTGAACAG GCCGAGGCAACTTGGGCTTTGACTATTCTTGGCTACCTTGCCAAACTGGTACTTGGAGTTCTAGG GTTGATTGTTTCAGTGGCTTGGGTTGcacatattataatatatttgcTAATCGATCCTCCTCTATCCGCATTTCTTAATGAGGTTTTCATTAAATTGGATGATATTTGGG GTCTTCTTGGAACTGTAGCATTTGCAGTTTTTTGCTTCTATCTCCTGCTGTCTGTGATTACTGGAGCAATGATGATTGGATTGAAGTTGGTTTTTATTACAATCCATCCTATGAA TGTAATTCAGTTCTGTGCCACTGCATTTGGATATTATGCCCAAGCTACTGCAGCTCAAGAAATATTTGGTCATACATTGCAATCACTTCGTGGGATCGAATATTTGTACAA GTATAATGTATTCCAAATCGGGTTCGTTGTTCTAGCAGGGCTCACATTTGTATACTATGCAGCTTTT GGATGGAGGAGTAAAAAACCTAGCGGCAGATTCCAACTTTCTACATAA